The following is a genomic window from Hydrogenobaculum sp. Y04AAS1.
TATAGGAATTTTCAAAAAAAGCTTTGTTTGAATCATCTATTTTTACTTGAGATATTTCATAATTTTGACAACCAAGACAATGTAGATTGCATCCTGGCGTTGCTATCGTTAGGGTTTTGTGACCTGGTAAAAAATGAAACAACGGTTTTTTCTCAACAGGATCTAACGCTATAGATACCAAAGATCCATATGTAGCGCTTAAAAGCTTACCGCCTTTGTTCAATCTAACACCGCATACGCCTACTTGGCCTTCTTTTAATTTACAATAATCAGGACAAAGCTCACATATTACTCTACCATCTTCTGTGGTTTTCCAATATGAAGCTTCTATAAACATTTTTATAATTTACAGTATTTTTTACATTTTATCAATGATAATTGTATGTTTACTCTAAAACGTGCTTAGGAGTAACAACACAAAGAAAAACACCTTCAAAAACTTTTATATCGTTAACGTTTACAAAAGCCTCCACAGTATATTTATGGTTATCTATTTTTTGGATTTTGGCATGCGAGGTCATAACATCTCCCAATTTTACTGGTTTTAAAAATTTAACCTCTGCCTTTGCAAGTACAACGTTTGGATGGTTTACCGCAAGCATAGATGTATAATCTGCTAACCCAAATATAAACCCACCGTGTATAAGCCCTTTTTCATCTGCTACCATGTTTTCTTTGGCTTCTAAGCTCACTACAGCGTAGCCTTCTCCAAGCTCAATAGGGGTGCCACAAAGACCTTGATTAATCTTTAAATGTGTGTTAATCATCATTTTATTAATTTATCTAAGTTGTCCTGGGATTGTATGATATTGCTAAATATAGTATATATTTTGGATATACTATCTTTTAATTGTTCTACCGATTGTAAAATCGTGCTCGATACAGCGCTTTGCTCTTCTAAAGCATTGGCTATTGAGCTCATCAACGCTTTTGTGCTCTCTGCATAGTCTATATTTTGTGCTGATGCATTTTTTATATCTTCGAAATACTCTACTAAATTCTTAAATATGTTTTCTAAATTGTATATCTTGTTGGATAGCTCTATTATAGCGTTTTTCAACATCATTGTCGTAGAGTTTATATCTTTTGAAAAATCTTCTGTTTTTTTAGCTAGCTTTCTTACTTCATCTGCTACTACGGAAAATCCTCTACCAGCTTCTCCAGCACGTGCCGCCTCTATGGATGCATTTAACGCTAATATAGTAGTTTGTTCTGCTATAGAATTTATATTTCTTGTAACTTTTACTATCTGCTCAGAGAATTTTGCTAGGTTTTCTGCTTCTTTTGCTAAGTTTTTAACATCTTTTGTATAAGATATAGCATTTTTTTGTTTTGTATCTATTTCTTCTTTTAAAGACATGGATTTATCTACCAACAACTCCATGGAAAATGTTACATCGTTGGCATTTTGGCTCATGCTTTGTATAGTTTGGCTTAGTTCTTCTATAGCGTTTTTAATACCTATTGATTTTTCTTTGCTGTCTTTTACGCGTTCTTCTACAATTTTTTTTGTATTTTTTACAAAAGATTCCATTAATATGTTTTTGTAAATCTTTTTAGAGAGGTTGTTTACGGTCTTTCTTAAAGCTTTGTTTTTATCAAAGACGATGTTCATAATACCCTCCGTCAATATATCTCGTTTATTATATCGAGTCCACATCTTAAGGATGAAAGCCAGTCTAAAAATTTGTTGGCATCTTCTTTTTTAAATATAGACCCATGTTGAGGTGCTATCATATCTATATCTCTTTTC
Proteins encoded in this region:
- a CDS encoding methyl-accepting chemotaxis protein is translated as MNIVFDKNKALRKTVNNLSKKIYKNILMESFVKNTKKIVEERVKDSKEKSIGIKNAIEELSQTIQSMSQNANDVTFSMELLVDKSMSLKEEIDTKQKNAISYTKDVKNLAKEAENLAKFSEQIVKVTRNINSIAEQTTILALNASIEAARAGEAGRGFSVVADEVRKLAKKTEDFSKDINSTTMMLKNAIIELSNKIYNLENIFKNLVEYFEDIKNASAQNIDYAESTKALMSSIANALEEQSAVSSTILQSVEQLKDSISKIYTIFSNIIQSQDNLDKLIK
- a CDS encoding PaaI family thioesterase, with product MINTHLKINQGLCGTPIELGEGYAVVSLEAKENMVADEKGLIHGGFIFGLADYTSMLAVNHPNVVLAKAEVKFLKPVKLGDVMTSHAKIQKIDNHKYTVEAFVNVNDIKVFEGVFLCVVTPKHVLE